The following are encoded in a window of Leptodactylus fuscus isolate aLepFus1 chromosome 9, aLepFus1.hap2, whole genome shotgun sequence genomic DNA:
- the LOC142218185 gene encoding 14 kDa phosphohistidine phosphatase-like, which translates to MSDLDSVPEVAIDPDGVFKYILVRLSTESVEPERHRDIVRGTKSAEYHNHIFEKLDPEMQALGLKCKCLGGGKIEHNSKDKKIRVFGESTGYGKADHSISAEKLRNKYTDYEVVWSDEKK; encoded by the exons ATGTCCGACCTGGACTCTGTGCCCGAGGTGGCCATAGACCCTGACGGGGTATTCAAGTATATTCTGGTCAGGCTGAGCACAGAGTCAGTGGAACCGGAACGTCACCGCGATATCGTGAGGGGTACAAAGAGTGCTGAGTACCACA ATCATATATTTGAAAAACTGGATCCGGAAATGCAAGCTTTGGGCCTCAAGTGTAAATGTCTTGGAGGAGGAAAGATAGAACACAACAGTAAAGACAAGAAAATCCGAGTATTTGGTGAATCTACT GGTTATGGAAAAGCAGATCACTCCATCTCAGCAGAAAAATTGAGAAACAAGTACACAGACTATGAAGTAGTTTGGTCAGATGAAAAGAAATGA